The DNA sequence CGGCGGACCAGGGCGGCCATGGCCTCCGCGATGAGCTCGCCGCCTGCCTTGGCGTCCGGGACGATGACAACTTCCACGCGGGGCCTGCCGATCTGGAGTGTGCGACGTTGTGGTATAGACCAATCTAGCAGAGGCGAGGCCCCGTTGCCGGGTCTTCGCACACTCCATGGTGGGCCGGATCCGCGGCTGCGGCCTCCCGGGCCCGGCCTGATCGGCAAGGCATCCCTACAGCAGCGAGAGCTGGAGTCCGCCCGTGACGGCGAGGTGCTGCCCCGTGACCCAGCGGGAGTCCGGGGAGGCCAGGAAGGCGACCACGTCCGCGACCTCCTGCGGGGTGCCGATCCGGTCGAAGACGGAGCGGGAGGCGGCGTGCGCGCGGGCCGCCGGGTCCGCGAGCCAGGCGGCGTTGAGGTCGGTCTCCACGATCCCGGGACCCACCGAGTTCACCGTGATGTTCCGGGGCGCGAGCTCGGCGGCCAGGGAGACCGTCAGCGCGTTCACCGCGCCCTTGGCCATGATCGTGGCGAGGATCGCGGGCAGGGCGATGTCCGGGGTGCCGGTCACGTTCACGATCCGGCCGCCGTCCCGCAGCCGCTCCAGGCCGTGCCGGATCACGAAGAACGGCGCCTTCGCGTTGAGCGCGTGCACCCGGTCGTACGTCTCCTCGTCGGTGGACCCGATGCCGGCGAAGGTGGCCGCGCCCGCGTTGTTCACCAGGATGTCGACCTCCTCGGTGGCCAGCGGGTGGGCCGCGTACGCCGCCCAGAGGGCCTCGGCGCCGCCCGGGACGCCGAGCTCCGCCCCGACCGCGAAGGCGCGGCCCCCGGCCGCCTCGATGGCGTCCACGGTCTCCTTGGCCGCCGCCGCGTTGTGTCCGTAGGCCACCGCGACCAGCGCCCCGTCGCGGCCGAGGCGCTCCGCGATGGCCCGCCCGATGCCCCGGCTGCCGCCCGTGACCAGTGCCGTCTTCCCCTTGAGCACGCCCATGGCACGCCCCCCTTTCACTAGTGGTCGCTACAGAAATGACCGTATCAGATTTCATAGCGACCGCTATAGAATGAGTTCATGGTGACCGGACAGCGCGGCAGGCCCCGCTCCTTCGACCGCGACGCGGCGCTCGACAAGGCGATGCTCGCCTTCTGGGAGCGCGGCTACGAGGCGACGTCGATCTCCGACCTGACCGCCTCGCTCGGGATCAGCGCCCCGAGCCTCTACGCGGCCTTCGGTGACAAGCGCAAGCTCTTCGACGAGGTCGTGGTGGTCTACGGAGGCCGCTACGGGGACTTTGCGGCCGTGGCCCTCGCCGAGGAGCCCACCGCCCGCGAAGCGCTGGGGCGGATCCTGCACGAGGCGGCGGAGGTCTACACGGACCCCGCCCACCCGCCGGGCTGCATGGTGATCAGCGCGGCGGTCAACACCACCTCGGACGAGGTGGCGCAGGCGCTGCGGGAACGGCGCGAGGCCAACCTGGTGGCGTTCGAGAGCCGCATCCGGGCCGGTGTCGCCGCCGGAGAGATGCCGGCCGGTACGGACACGTGGGCGCTGGCGCGCTACGCCGGAGCGGTGCTTCAGGGGATGTCCCAGCAGTCGCGCGACGGCGCGGGGCGGGAGGAGCTCGAGGCGGTGGCGGAGCTCGCCATGCGGGCCTGGCCGCAGTAGGGCCGCCCTCCGGGGCACATGTCCGCCGGACGCGCACGTTCCTCTGGGGTCACGTTCCTCTGGGCCACGGTGCCGAACGGGACCCTCAGCCCGCCCGGCACCGTAGCCCGGAGTACTTACGGCCGACGGGTGTGCGGTGCCCGACGGCCGGTGGGAGGTGACGCGCGGTCAGGGCAGAGCGCGCGGCTTACCTCGATCCGTCCTCCTGTGCGGGGAGGGCGGAAGCTTTGATGCAATTGTGGACTAGACCAATCTGTTCTGTCCATCCAATGACGCGACCCTGGTTCCCTTCCTCCAACCCTACGCGGAACCGGGGTCTCCTGGATACTCCGGAGAATCGCGCTGAGGAAAGTCATGGCCCGTACCCGGGGTACGCTCGCCACGTGCCCTCCATGAACGACCTCGTACGCCAGCACACCGCTCTCAGTGAAACCGACCTGGAGTGGCTCCACCTGCTGGTCTCGGAGTGGCAGCTGCTCTCCGACCTCTCCTTCGCCGACCTCGTGCTGTGGGTTCCCACCCTCGACGGCAGCCGGTACGTCTCGGTCGCGCAGATGCGCCCGAACACCGGCCCCACCTCGTACCAGGACGACATGGTCGGCCACCTGGTCCCGCGCGGCCGCCGCCCGCTGCTCGACGCCGCGCTCGACGAGGGCCGCATCGTGCGCGAGGGCGACCCGGAGTGGCGCGAGGAGGTGCCGGTCCGCGTCGAGTCGATCCCCGTGCGCCGCGAGGGCCGGGTCCTCGGAGTGATCGCACGCAATACCAACCTGCTCACTGTGCGTACACCGAGCCGGCTGGAGCTCACCTACCTCCAGTCCGCCTCCGACCTGGCCCAGATGATCGCGGCGGGCTCCTTCC is a window from the Streptomyces sp. NBC_01244 genome containing:
- a CDS encoding SDR family oxidoreductase, coding for MGVLKGKTALVTGGSRGIGRAIAERLGRDGALVAVAYGHNAAAAKETVDAIEAAGGRAFAVGAELGVPGGAEALWAAYAAHPLATEEVDILVNNAGAATFAGIGSTDEETYDRVHALNAKAPFFVIRHGLERLRDGGRIVNVTGTPDIALPAILATIMAKGAVNALTVSLAAELAPRNITVNSVGPGIVETDLNAAWLADPAARAHAASRSVFDRIGTPQEVADVVAFLASPDSRWVTGQHLAVTGGLQLSLL
- a CDS encoding TetR/AcrR family transcriptional regulator, whose translation is MVTGQRGRPRSFDRDAALDKAMLAFWERGYEATSISDLTASLGISAPSLYAAFGDKRKLFDEVVVVYGGRYGDFAAVALAEEPTAREALGRILHEAAEVYTDPAHPPGCMVISAAVNTTSDEVAQALRERREANLVAFESRIRAGVAAGEMPAGTDTWALARYAGAVLQGMSQQSRDGAGREELEAVAELAMRAWPQ